TGAGGAAGGTCGTGGTCTCCTCGATGACGGCGGAGCGATCCGGCTCCAACGCCTCCGCCTGGGCGGCGAACACCGAGATCATCATGTATCTCGTCATCGAATTGAGCGCGTCGTAATCCAGCTTGGCCATGGCTCCATGGTGCCACTGGGCCTAGCGCGACACCCAGCGGGCCACCTCGGTGGCCGCGCGGGTGGCCGCGGCCACACAGGCCGGCACGCCGATGCCGTCGAGGTAGTTGCCCGCGACCGCGATCCCGGTCGGCAAGCCCGCGCGGATCTCGGCGGTGATCTCCCCGTGGCCGGGCCCGTACTGCGGCATCGCGTCCAGCCAACGCTGCACGCGGACATCGACGGGGTCCACGGCGATGTCGAAGACGGTGCCCAGGTCGGCCAGCGACCACGCCAGCAACTCGTCGTCTGAGGTGCTGCGCGCGATCGTGTCGCCGTGCCGGCCGAACGACAGCCGCAGCAGCTCCGCGTTGCCGCCGCGACCCCACTTGCGGCTCGACAACGTCAGCGCCTTGGCGTGCAGCCGCTCCCCGGTGGCCACCAGCACGCCGGACCGTTTCGGCAGCGGGGTGCCGCCCGGCACCGCCAACGCCACCACCGCCGAGGACGCTGTGGTCACCCGGGCCGCCGCCGCGGCGCTGCGCGGGGCGGTCGCGGCCAGCAACGGCGCGAAGCGCGGCGCCGGCAAGGCCATGATCACGGCGTCGGACCGGTGGTGGGCGCCCTCGTCGTCGCGCACGGTCCAGCCCCGGCCATCCGGCAGCACCTCGTCGACCGTCGTCTGGACCCACCGCAGACCGCTCTGTTCGACGAGCGCGCGCAGCAGCACCTCGTAGCCCCCCTCGATCGCGCCGAACACCGGCGCGCCGGTGGCCGGCGGCAGCGCCGCGCGCACCGCGTCGGTCAGGCTCGGCGCGCCGCGGTCCAGGGCCGCGGTGACCGTGGGTACCGCCGCGCGCATGCCGATGGTGGCCGCCGAACCGGCGTACACCCCGGCCAGCATCGGGTCGACGGCGCGAGCCACGACCTGGCTGCCGAACCGGTCCCCGACGATCTCGGCGACCGACGGGTCACCGCCGCGCATCCAGCGCAACGGCCGCTGCGGTTCGGCGGTCATCCGGTCCAGCACGTCGGCGTCGACGAGCCCGGTCATCGACGCCGCCGAACTCGGGATGCCGTTGACGGTGTCGGCGGGCAACCCATGCAGGCGCGCCCCGCAATACAGCAACGGACGGACCCCGGTGGTGCCGATCTGGCTTGCCGCCAAACCCAATTCGGCGAGCAGTTCGGGTACCTCGGGCCGGCGCACCACGAATGCCTCCGCCCCGACATCCAGCGGTTGCCCGGCGATCCGTTCGGTGCGCAGGATTCCGCCGAGCCGGTCGGCGGGATCGAAGACCGTGATGACGGCGTCCGGGCCCACCAGGCGCCGCAATCGGTAGGCGGCGACCAGCCCGGAGATGCCGCCGCCGACGATGCTGATCGCCGTGGTCACGGGTGACTCACAAGGAATGCACCAGGGCCACCAGGTCGGTGAGCACCCCCGGGTCGGTGGTGGGCAGCACCCCGTGGCCGAGGTTGAACACGTGGCCGACGGCGCCGGCGGCGATCGCGGCGCGGCCGTCGGCGACCACCTCGCGGGCCCGCCGCTCGACGGCATCCCAACCGGCCATCAACACCGCTGGATCCAGGTTGCCCTGCAGCGCGCGACCGGGGCCCACCCGGCCGGCGGCGTCGGCCAGCGAGGTCCGCCAGTCCACGCCGACCATCCGGCTCGGGCCCGGGCCCAGCGCTTCCGACATCGCGCCCAGCAGTTCGGCCGTGCCGATGCCGAAGTGCGTCATCGGCACGCCCGCGTCGGCCAGCCGGGCGAACACCTGCGTGCTGTAGGGCAGGACGTGCGCGCGGTAGTCGGCCAGCGACAGCGCCCCCGCCCAGGAGTCGAACATCTGCAGCGCGTCCACGCCGGCCTCGACCTGCAACCGGAGGAACTCCACGGTCACCTCGGTCAAGGCGGACATCAGCGCGGCCCAGGCCTGCGGGTCGCCGAGCATCATCGCCTTGGTGTGCTCGTGGTTGCGGCTCGGACCACCCTCGATCAGGTAGGACGCCAGCGTGAACGGGGCCCCGGCGAACCCGATCAACGGGACCTCGCCGAGATCGCGGACCAGGTTCTTGATGGCGTCGGTCACCGGCGCGACCTGGTGGCCCTCCAGCGGCTTGACGGCCGAGACGTCGGCCAGCGTGCGGATCGGGCTGGCGATCACCGGGCCGACGTCGGGCACGATATCCAGGTCGATGCCCGCGGCGCGCAGCGGCACCACGATGTCGGAGAACAGGATGGCCGCGTCGACGCGGTGGCGCCGGACCGGCTGCAGGGTGATCTCGGTGACCAGGTCCGCGTTGAAGCAGGAATCCAGCATCTTGTGCGCAGCGCGCAGTTCGCGGTACTCCGGCAACGATCGGCCCGCCTGCCGCATGAACCAAACCGGCAGGTGGCTGGGGGTCCGGCCGCTGACGGCGGCCAGATACGGCGAGTTGGGTAGTTCACGACGGTTGTTCATCGGCCTCAATGCTGCCATCGGCGACAGAACCGACCAAAACCTCGCGGTGCTCGTCGGCGTCGCGACGGCGCGCCTGCACCCGCAGCAGGCCCAACAGGGCTACCGTAAATCGTCGTGACGTCCGGCGACCCGGCAGAGTTCCGTGCAGCGGTGGCGGCGATGAGCGATGTCGCCGTCCGCCCGGAGATCGAACTCGGCCCCATCCGCCCGCCGCAGCGGCTGGCCCCCTACAGCTATGCCGTCGGGGCGGAGGTCAAGCAGCCCGAGCCCGCGGTGGTGCCCGAGCAGTCCGAGGGCGACGCGTTCGGCCGGCTGATCCTGCTGCACGACCCCGACGGCTCCGAGGCCTGGTCGGGCACCATGCGCCTGGTCGCCTACATCCAGGCGGACCTCGATTCCAGCGAGGCCGTGGACCCGCTGCTGCCCGAGGTGGCGTGGAGCTGGCTGGTCGACGCGCTGGAATCGCGTTCCGAGCACGTCACCGCGCTCGGCGGCACCGTCACCTCCACGACGTCGGTCCGCTACGGCGACATCTCCGGCCCGCCGCGCGCCCACCAGCTGGAGCTGCGGGCGTCGTGGACGGCGCTCACCCCGGATCTCGGCACCCACGTGCAGGCGTTCTGCGAGGTACTCGAGCACGCCGCGGGCCTGCCGCCGGCGGGGGTCATCGACCTGGGGTCACGGTCGCGCGCCTGAGATGAGTGAACCCGAACCGACGGAGCCGGCCGACGAGCCGGCCGAGAACGCTGCCCCCGAACCCGTCCCCCTGACCGCCCCGGCCGAGGGCGTGCCACCGCTGTCGGTGTATGCCAACGAGATCGCCGAGGCGGCCGAGTTCCTGGCCAGCGGGCACGGCCCCTTCGCCGTGGACGCCGAGCGGGCCTCCGGCTTCCGCTACTCCAACCGCGCCTACCTTATCCAGATCCGCCGCGCCGGCGCCGGCACGGTGCTCATCGACCCGGTCAGCCACGGCCGCGACCCGTTGGCGACGCTGCGACCGGTTGCCAGCGTGCTCGACGAGGACGAGTGGATCCTGCACGCCGCCGACCAGGATCTGCCCTGCCTGGCCGAGCTCGGCATCCGGCCGCCGGCGCTGTACGACACCGAACTGGCCGGCCGGCTCGCCGGGTTCGACAAGGTCAACCTGGCCACCATGGTCGAGCGGCTGCTGGGGCTCGGGCTGGCCAAAGGCCACGGGGCGGCCGACTGGTCCAAGCGGCCGCTGCCCGAGCCGTGGCTCAACTATGCCGCCCTGGACGTCGAGGTGCTGCTCGAGCTGCGCGCCGCCATCGCCGCCGAACTCGAGGCCCAAGGCAAGTCTGGTTGGGCCGCACAGGAATTCGAGCATCTGCGGACCTATGAGGCGGCACCCACCCGCCGCGACCGGTGGCGGCGCACCTCGGGGATCCACAAGGTGCGCACGCCGCGCGCGTTGGCCGAGGTCCGCGAGCTGTGGCAGGTCCGCGACCAGATCGCGCGGCGCCGCGACATCGCGCCGGGCCGGGTGCTGCCCGACTCGGCCATCGTCGAAGCCGCCCTGGCGGACCCGAAGACCGTCGACGAACTGGTCGCCCTGCCGGTGTTCGGCGGGCCCAAGCAGCGCCGCAGCGCGCGGATCTGGCTCGAGGCAGTGGAAGCCGGCCGCACCAACCCGGACCCGCCGCAGCGCTCCGAACCGCAGAACGGGCCGCCGCCGGCGGTGCGGTGGAGCAAGCGCAAGCCGGAGGCGGCGGCCCGACTCGAGGCCGCGCGTGCCGGATTGGCGGCGCTGTCCGAGCAGGTCAACGTGCCCGCCGAGAACCTGGTGTCCCCCGACCTGGTGCGCCGGCTGTGCTGGGACTGGGCGGCCACCGACGAACCGGCCGGGGCTGTCGAGGAATTCCTGCGGGCCGGTGGGGCCCGGCGCTGGCAGCGCGAACTGGTGGTGCCGGTGCTGGCCGCGGCGTTGACCGCGCCCGCGCCGAGCGCCGATTAGTCGGCGAACACGGCCCGCAGCCACGGCGTCGAATCGGCCATCGAGGCCAGCACCGCGCTGCTGTGGTCGTCGTCCGGATACACCTCGAGGGTGACGTCCTGGCCGCTGGCGACCAGCGCATCGTTGAATTTCAACGTCAACTCCGGCGGCACGTCCCGGTCCCGCAGCCCGACCCCGAGGAAGATGGGCCGGTCGAATCCGTCGTGCGGGGTTCCCATGTAGCGCTGCACGAACGCGTCGAACCCGGGAATCGAGGCCACCGGCGCGGTGAAGAAACCGGGCAGCGTCATCGCCGACAACGCGTCGGCGAGGTCGTGGGTGCACATCGTCTCGGCCTGGTCGGCGGCCGCGCGCCCGGCGGGGGTCAACACCGCGTCCAGGTCGAGCGTGGGGTTGGCCTCGCGCAGCGCCGCGACGATGTAGGCGGTGTAGGCGTTGGCGACCGGCGCGAGGTCGGGCACCTGCATGTCCGGCCCGGCGCGCTGGACCAGCGACACCACGTTGGCGGGGGTGCCGGTGGCGACCACCCCGCGGTAATCCAGGCCGGAGCCCGCGCTGAACTCGGTGGCCCAGCGGGCCGTGTCGATCGCCGCACCGCCGCCCTGCGACTGGCCGACGACCGCCCAGCGCGGCGACAACGGCACATCGAGGTCGTGGGCAGCCAGGACGGAGTCGACGATGCCGTGCGCGGTGGTGACGCCGTTGAGATAGCTCATCAGGCCGGGAGTGCCCAGCCCGGCGTAGTCCGCCCCGACCACCACGTAGCCCTGGTCGAGCCAGTGGGTCAGATACTCGTCGTCGCGGACGCTGCGCGGGCGCGCCGACGGCGTGCAATCGTCACCGAGCCCGACCGTCCCGTGCGCCCACGCGATGACCGGCCAACCGCCTTGCGGGGCAACGCCTCTCGGCACGAAGACGGCCGCGGTCCCGACGGCGGGCCGATTGTGCTGGTCGGTGGTCGAGTACAAAATCCGGTAGGCCGCGCCCGCACCGGTCACCGAGAGGGCGGGGTCCAGCGGCACCGCGCGGATGAGCGTCCCGGGGGCCGGGATCGGGCCGTCGTAGTGCCGGGCATCCAGACCGGACCAGTTCGGGACCGTGGCCCCCGCGGCGACCGGGGCCGCCACCAGCGCCGTCGCACACAGCGCCACCGCGACGAGGACTCGAGAAAGGACCGTTCCGAAGATCTTGGACCGGCCGAGCACGGTCCGCCTGTCAGTCGAGATGTTCGCTCACTTCCGATTCGGTGACCGAACTGCCTTGTGCGGCAATCCAGCCGGTGATACGTCGCGCAATATTCTGATCGGTCAGGCCGATCTCGTCGAACACCTGCCCGCGGGAGGCGTGCGCCAGGAACTCCTGCGGCACACCGACATCGCGGCAAGGCACGTCGATCTCGTTGCTCCGCAACGCGGCCGACACGGCCGATCCGACCCCGCCGGCAACGCCGTTGTCCTCCAACGTGACCACGAGCTTGTGCTCGCGCGCCAAGCGGCCGAGGGCCGCCGGCACCGGCAGCACCCAGCGCGGGTCCACGACGGTGACGCCGATGCCCTGGGTCAGCAGGCGCTGCGCGGCGGCCAGCGCCATCGTGGCCATCGGACCCACCGCGACCAGCAGCACGTCGGAGGCCAGGCCCTCGGCGGGCTCGGCCAGCACGTCGATGCCGTCGACCCGCCGCAGCGCGGGAATGTCGGCGCCCACATCACCTTTCGGGAACCGCAGCGCGGTGGGCCCGTCCTTGACGGCCAGCGCCTCGCGCAGCTCTTCGCGCAGCGTGGCGGCGTCGCGCGGCGCGGCGACCCGCATGCCCGGGACCACCCCCAGGATCGACAGGTCCCACATGCCGTTGTGGCTGGCGCCGTCGGGCCCGGTGACCCCGGCCCGGTCGAGCACCATGGTCACCGGCAGCTTGTGCAGCGCGACGTCCATCATCACCTGGTCGAAGGCGCGGTTGAGGAACGTCGAATAGATGGCCACCACGGGATGCATCCCGCCCATGGCCAACCCGGCCGCCGAGGTCATCGCGTGCTGTTCGGCGATGCCCACGTCGAACAGCCGGTCCGGGTACTGCTGCCCGAAGGCTGCCAGGCCGGTCGGCCCCGGCATCGCCGCGGTGATCGCCACGATGTCGCGGCGCTTGCGGGCGACCCTGATCAGCTCATCGGAGAACGTGGCCGTCCAGCCGGGGGCGGACTCCGAGGTGGCCACCCCGGTCACCGGGTCGATGACGCCGCAGGCGTGCATCTGCTCGGCCTCGTCGGCCTCCGCGGGCCCGAACCCCATGCCCTTGCGGGTGACGACGTGCACGATCACCGGCGCGTTGAACGCCCGGGCGTGCCGCAGGGCCGCCTCGACCGCGTGCTCGTCGTGACCGTCGATGGGGCCGACGTACTTCAGGCCGAGGTCGGTGAACATGGCCTGCGGCTGCAGCGCGTCCTTGAGCCCGACCTTGACGCTGTGCATGCACTGGTAGCAGATCTCGCCGATGACCGGCATCCCGCGCACCGCGGCGCGGCCCTTCTCCAGCAGCTTCTCGTAGCCCGGCTGCAGCCGTAGCGCCGCCAGATGGTCGGCCAGGCCGCCGATGGTCGGTGCATAGCTGCGGCCGTTGTCGTTGACCACGACCACCACCGGCCGCTTGGCTGCGGCGATGTTGTTCAGCGCCTCCCAGCACATGCCACCGGTCAGGGCGCCGTCGCCGACCACGGCGACCACGTGCCGGTTGCGGTGCCCGCTGAGTTCGAAGGCCTTGGCCAGGCCGTCGGCGTAGGACAGCGCGGCGGACGCGTGGCTGGACTCGACCCAGTCGTGGTCGCTCTCCTCGCGGCTCGGATAGCCCGACAGGCCGTCCTTCTTGCGCAGCGAGTCGAAATCGGGGCACCGCCCGGTGAGCATCTTGTGGACATAGGCCTGATGGCCGGTGTCGAAGATGATCGGGTCGTAGGGCGAGTCGAAGACGCGGTGCAACGCCAACGTCAACTCGACGACGCCGAGGTTAGGGCCCAGATGTCCACCGGTGGCAGCAACCTTGTGGATCAGGAAATCACGGATTTCGTGAGCCAAGTCACTCAGTTGTGACTGCGAAAGGTGCTGCAGATCAGCGGGACCGCGGATCTGTTGAAGCATCCCGTCAGTCTACGCAGAACGCCGGAATTGCTCGCGACGAGATCCACGCGTCGGCGTGGCAGCCGCGGTCCGTGGGTACCCGTCCCTACTCGAAACCGGCATCGCTGTCGTACGCTGATCAGCAGCATATTCACAGCGAAGACACAGGAAATTACCGGGACGGAGGCCGATCGTGGGCGTGAGCCTCCCCCCAACCGACCCAAAGCTGATCTATCTGGTGGCCCCCGCCGGCAACCCGAACTACGGCGACGAATTCATCCTGCGGGCCTGGCTGCGGTACCTGGCCCGGGTCCGGCCCGACACCGAGGTGGTGGTCGACTGCCACACCCCGGGGCAGGCCGCCGTGCTGCTCAAGCGCTGGCACCCCCGCGTCACCTTCGTCGACACCGTCTGGCGGATCTGCTTCGAAACCGCCGAGCAGCCCGCCGAACAGGTGGTCGATCTGGCCGCCGACGTGCTGGACAACCCCGGCCGGCTGCCCCGGATCGCCTCCGGCGTCGAGCTGCTCGCCCGCGCCGACACCGTCCACCTGGTGGGCGGCGGCTACCTCAACACCGTGTGGTCGCACCACCTGTCGCTGCTGGCCACCGCGTCCGCAGCCGTCCAGCAGTTCGGCCTGCGCGCCGTGGCCACCGGCCAGGGGCTGCTGCCGATCGGCGACGACGGGCGCCGCGCCTGGTTGCAGAAACTCGGCTCGCAGTTCGCGCTGTTCGACGTGCGCGACCGACCGTCGCACGACGCGCTCGCCGACACCGCCTGTCAGGTCACCCACACCGGTGACGACGCCTGGCTCGGCGCCACCGAGGACTGCGTCTACGACGAATCCTCCCCGGCCGCCGCCCGCGACTTCGTGTTCTGCCTGCAGTCGGACCTGATGGACGACTTCGACGGCGGCCGCGGGATCGACGGCCTGGTCGAGGCGACGAGCCGGCTGGTGCAGCGCTGGCAGCTGCGCGGACCCGACGTGGCCTTCGTCGAGGCGCTGCCGGGCGCCGACCGGCAGGTCTACGACCGGGTGGCCGACCAGTTACCCGGGGCGCTGTTCGTGCCGTTCACCGAGCTCTGGAACCGCGGCGTGCCCGCCCGCGCCGGACAGACCTGGGTCAGCACCCGCTTCCACCTGCATCTGCTCGCCGCGGCGGCCGGCGCCGGCGGGGTCGCATTGGCTGGGCGCACCGACTACTACCCGATCAAGCACCAGTCCCTGCTGGCCGCCGGATCACGCTGGCAGCTCGGCGACCCCGGCGCGCTGCCCGAGCACCCGCCGACCGCCGGCGGGTTCCCCGCCGACGCCGTGGCGCGGCTGAGCGCCGGCAAGCTCGCGCTGGCCGCCCAGCTCTACCCGCCGGCGCCCACCCGGATCCACCGCGCGGCCAAGGCGATTCGCGGCCTCAGCCGGCGGTAGGTCCGTCACCGGGCCGCTGGTACACGTCGGGCACGCCGTCGCGGTCCTCGTCGAGCGTCTCCGCCGCGCGGATGCGCCGGTAGGCCGCGTTGCGGCTGAGCAACACCGCGGCGGCCAGCAGTGCGGAGAACAGGCTGCCGCACAGCACCCCGAGCTTGGCCTGATCGCCGTATGCGGTGCCGTAGCCGAAGGCCAACTCGCCGATCAGCAGCGACACCGTGAACCCGATGCCGGCCAGCATCGAGACCCCCAGGACGTCCCGCCAGGCCAACTCGTCGTCGAGCCGGGCGCGGGTGAACCGCGCCAGCAGGTAGGTGGTGCCGAGCACCCCGATCGGTTTTCCGAGCACCAGGCCGGCCAGCACCCCCAGCAGCACCGGTTGGCTCAGCGCCTCCCCCACTCCGACATCGCGGATCGACACACCCGCAGCGAAGAAGGCGAACACCGGGATGGCGAAGCCCGCCGAGACCGGCCGGGCCAGATGCTCGAGCCGCTCGGTCCCGGCGTACTTGCCCAGCACCGGCACCGTGAAGCCCAGCGCCACGCCGGCGATGGTGGCGTGGATGCCGCTGGCGTGCAGCAGCGCCCAGGTGACGGCGCCGAGCGGCAACAATATCCAGAGCTGCCCCACGCCGCGCCGGACCGCCAACGCATAGAGCCCGGCGGGGATCAAAGTCAGCCCCAGCGGCAGGAGTTCGAGCTGCTCGGTGTAGAACGCCGCGATCACCAGGATCGCCAACAGGTCGTCGACGACGGCCAGGGTCAGCAGGAAGGTGCGCAACGCCATCGGCAGGTGGCTGCCCAGCACCGCGAGCACCGCGACCGCGAACGCGATGTCGGTGGCGGTGGGCACGGCCCAGCCCCGCAGCGTGTCCGTCGAGCCCGCGGCCAGTTGGACACCGCAGAAGATCAGCGCCGGGACCGCCATCCCGCCCACCGCGGCCACGATGGGCAGGACCGCGCGCGCCGGGCTGCGCAGATCGCCCGCGACGAACTCGCGCTTGAGCTCCAGGCCCACCACGAAGAAGAACACCGCGAGCAACCCGTCGGCTGCCCAGGTCGCCAGGGACAGGTTCAGGTGCAGCGACTCCGGACCTACCTGCACCGCCGAGAGGCTGAAGTAGGACTCCGACCACGGCGAGTTCGCCCAGATCAGCGCCGCCGCGGCGGCCACGAACAGGATGAGCCCGCCGACCGTCTCCCGGCGCAACACGTCCGCGATGCGGGCGGCCTCCGGCCAGGACCCGCGGGTGAGCAGCCGCTTATTGGATTGTTCGGACACCTCAAGACCCCTTGCTGACCGACGCAGCCTAGCCGTCGCCGCGTCGGGTCAGCAGCGCGAAGCACTCCACGTGATGGGTCAGCGGGAACGCGTCGTAGACCCGGAGCTGCTCCACGGCGTAGCCGCGCTCCCGGTACAGTCCGACGTCGCGGGCGAAAGACGCTGCCTCGCAACCGATGTGGATGACCCGCGGCACCCCGGCCGCCGCCAGCAGGTCGATAACCTCCCGGCCGGCGCCGGTACGCGGGGGGTCGAGCACCGCGACGTCCGCGCCGCCGGCGGCCGCACCGCCCTCGGACAGGGCGCGGCGCACCGAATCGGTCACCAGTCGGATCTGCGGCAGGTCGGCCAGCGCGGCGCGCCCGGCCCGGACCCCGGCCCGGGAGGTGTCGATGCTCAGCACCCGGCCCTCGGGGCCGACGCCGTCGGCCAGCACCGCGGCGAACAGCCCGGCCCCGCCGTAGAGATCCCAGGCCGTCGAGCCCGGCACCGGCGCCGCCCACAGCCCCACCAGCTCGCTGTAGACCGCCGGCGCCGCCCGGTGCGCCTGCCAGAAGGCCGTCAACGGGATCCGCCAGCTGCGCTCACCCACCCGCTGCACGGCCTCGTACTCGCCTTCGAGCACCCGGGTCTTGCGACGCTGCCCGGCGCACACCACGTGTCGGGCGCCGTCGTCGTCGCGCACCACGTGCACCTGATCGCCGGGGCGGAAACCGTCCTCGGGCAGCTCCTCGAGCAGCCCGTCGGCCAGCTGCGCGCAGCGCAGGTCGGTGACCAGCTCACTGCTGCGGTAGCGGTGGATGCCGGCGCGGCCGTCGGGCCCCACCTCGAGGCGCACCCGGGCGCGCCAGCCGGTCGGGGCACCGTCGCCCACCGGCTCGGCCACCCCCTGCCAGTCGTATCCGCCGAGGCGTTGCAGCTGGTTGGCCACCACCTCGCCCTTGATCCGGCGCAACGCCGCGGGCGCCACGAAGGCCTGATCGCAGCAGCCGGCGCCGTCGTAGCCGGCGATCGGGCACAGTGACTCGATCCGGTCCCCGGAGGGCTCGAGCACCTCGACCGCGTCGGCGTGCCAATAGGATCCGCGCTCGTCGGTCACCCGCGCCCGCACCGTCTCGCCGGGCAGCGCGTAGCGCACGAAGACCACCCGGCCGTCATGGCGCGCCACGCAGCTGCCACCGTTGGCCGGCGCACCGACCGTCAAAGTCAGCTCGGTCAACTGATGATGCCCCGTCGGGTGTCGCCGGGGGCCGAACCGGGCGGTTGCGAAATATTGACCCGATCCGAGGAATTGAGTTGCCAGGGCACCGAGGTCACCATCACGTTGGGCATGAACAACAGTCTGCCCTTGAGCCGTAGCGCGCTCTGATTGTGCAGCACCCCCTCCCACCAGTGACCCACCACGTACTCGGGGATGAACACCGTGACCACCGTGCGCGGGGACTCCTTGGTGATGCGTTTGACGTAGTCCAGCACCGGCCGGGTGACCTCGCGATACGGCGAGGCGATCACCTTCAGCGGCACCGAGACGTCGCTGTCCTGCCACTTGTGCACCAGCTCCCGGGTTTCGGCGTCGTCGACGCTGACGGTGACGGCCTCCAGGATGTCGGGGCGGGTGGCGCGGGCGTAGGCCAGCGCCCGCAGCGTCGGCAGGTGCAGCTTGGAAACCAGCACCACCGCGTGGTTGCGGCTGGGCAGGGTGATCTCGCCGGCCTCGGCCTCGTCGCGGGCCAACTCCTGGGCCACGGCCGCGTAATGCCGGTGGATCGCCCGCATCAAGACGAACAGCGCGCCCATCGCGGCGACCGCGATCCAGGCGCCGGCCAGGAACTTGGTGACCACCACCACCAGCAGCACGGTGCCGGTGCACACGAACCCGACGGTGTTGACCATGCGGGACCGGATCATCCGGGCCCGCTCGTCGGGGTCGGTCTCGGACTTGAGGTGATGGGTCCAGTGCCGCACCATCCCGATCTGGGACAGCGTGAACGACACGAACACGCCGACGATGTAGAGCTGGATCAGCGCGGTGACCTGGGCCTGGAAGGCCACCACGATGGCCACTGCCGCCACCGCCAGGAACAGGATGCCGTTGGAGAACGCCAGCCGGTCGCCGCGGGTGTGCAACTGGCGCGGCAGGTAACTGTCCTGCGCCAGGATCGATCCCAGCACCGG
This DNA window, taken from Mycolicibacterium sp. MU0050, encodes the following:
- the nhaA gene encoding Na+/H+ antiporter NhaA; this encodes MSEQSNKRLLTRGSWPEAARIADVLRRETVGGLILFVAAAAALIWANSPWSESYFSLSAVQVGPESLHLNLSLATWAADGLLAVFFFVVGLELKREFVAGDLRSPARAVLPIVAAVGGMAVPALIFCGVQLAAGSTDTLRGWAVPTATDIAFAVAVLAVLGSHLPMALRTFLLTLAVVDDLLAILVIAAFYTEQLELLPLGLTLIPAGLYALAVRRGVGQLWILLPLGAVTWALLHASGIHATIAGVALGFTVPVLGKYAGTERLEHLARPVSAGFAIPVFAFFAAGVSIRDVGVGEALSQPVLLGVLAGLVLGKPIGVLGTTYLLARFTRARLDDELAWRDVLGVSMLAGIGFTVSLLIGELAFGYGTAYGDQAKLGVLCGSLFSALLAAAVLLSRNAAYRRIRAAETLDEDRDGVPDVYQRPGDGPTAG
- a CDS encoding class I SAM-dependent RNA methyltransferase; amino-acid sequence: MTELTLTVGAPANGGSCVARHDGRVVFVRYALPGETVRARVTDERGSYWHADAVEVLEPSGDRIESLCPIAGYDGAGCCDQAFVAPAALRRIKGEVVANQLQRLGGYDWQGVAEPVGDGAPTGWRARVRLEVGPDGRAGIHRYRSSELVTDLRCAQLADGLLEELPEDGFRPGDQVHVVRDDDGARHVVCAGQRRKTRVLEGEYEAVQRVGERSWRIPLTAFWQAHRAAPAVYSELVGLWAAPVPGSTAWDLYGGAGLFAAVLADGVGPEGRVLSIDTSRAGVRAGRAALADLPQIRLVTDSVRRALSEGGAAAGGADVAVLDPPRTGAGREVIDLLAAAGVPRVIHIGCEAASFARDVGLYRERGYAVEQLRVYDAFPLTHHVECFALLTRRGDG